The proteins below come from a single Candidozyma auris chromosome 3, complete sequence genomic window:
- the UGA1 gene encoding 4-aminobutyrate transaminase, giving the protein MSICAKYFPNEPEAPVVKTAFPGPKSQDAVKSLGQVSDARPVYFVADYEKSNGNYIVDVDGNTYLDVYAQIASIPLGYNNPALAEVARSDKMIRAIIDRPALGNFPGKDTEEIIQGLLKVAPKGQDKVWSALSGADANELAFKAAFMYYQSRRRGYNADFTSEETKSVMENQKPGSPDLAILSFERAFHGRLFATASTTRSKPIHKLDLPSFKWPKAQFPSYKYPLSDHVKENEEEDKRCLAIVEDAFKNAVAPIAAVLIEPIQSEGGDNHASQSFLQALRDITIKHGALLIMDEVQTGVGATGKFWAHEHFNITPPPDMVTFSKKFQSAGYYFHDPEIIPNVAYRQFNTWCGDPARMLLGGAIGAEVVKNDLPALVARVGDYLYKKLEVLAKEYPDYIHNLRGKDRGTFIAWSFKDASLRNKFLADLKKEGVNMGGCAEDSVRLRPTLVFEEKHADILIAAVKKVLASY; this is encoded by the coding sequence GGCAGGTCTCGGACGCAAGACCAGTGTACTTTGTCGCTGACTACGAGAAGTCCAACGGCAACTACATCGTCGACGTCGATGGCAACACGTACTTGGATGTGTATGCTCAAATTGCCTCCATTCCTTTGGGTTACAACAACCCTGCTTTGGCTGAGGTCGCCAGATCAGACAAGATGATTAGAGCCATCATTGACAGACCAGCCTTGGGTAACTTTCCAGGCAAGGATACCGAGGAGATCATCCAGGGATTGTTGAAGGTTGCCCCTAAGGGCCAGGACAAAGTGTGGTCTGCGCTTTCTGGTGCTGATGCCAACGAGTTGGCGTTCAAGGCTGCGTTTATGTATTACCAgtcgagaagaagaggctaCAATGCTGACTTCACCTCAGAAGAGACCAAGTCCGTGATGGAAAATCAGAAGCCTGGGTCTCCTGACTTGGCCATTTTGTCGTTCGAGCGTGCTTTCCACGGCCGTTTGTTCGCTACCGCCTCCACCACCCGCTCCAAGCCCATTCACAAGTTGGACTTGCCATCCTTCAAGTGGCCCAAGGCTCAATTCCCCTCGTACAAATACCCATTGTCTGACCACGTCAAGGAAaatgaggaggaagacaagCGGTGCTTGGCTATTGTGGAagatgctttcaaaaacgCAGTGGCTCCAATTGCTGCCGTTTTGATTGAGCCTATTCAGTCTGAAGGTGGTGACAATCATGCTTCGCAGTCTTTCTTGCAGGCCTTGAGAGATATCACCATTAAGCACGGTGCTCTCTTGATCATGGACGAGGTTCAGACCGGTGTTGGTGCCACGGGTAAATTTTGGGCCCACGAACACTTCAACATTACTCCTCCTCCAGACATGGTGACgttctccaagaagttcCAGTCTGCTGGTTACTACTTCCACGACCCCGAAATCATCCCCAACGTAGCATACCGCCAGTTCAACACGTGGTGCGGAGACCCAGCTAGAATGTTGTTGGGAGGTGCCATTGGAGCAGAAGTGGTGAAGAACGATTTGCCTGCGCTTGTGGCTAGAGTAGGTGACTACTTGTACAAGAAACTTGAGGTATTGGCCAAGGAATATCCTGATTACATCCACAACCTCAGAGGCAAGGACAGAGGCACGTTCATTGCGTGGTCTTTTAAAGACGCCAGCTTGAGAAACAAGTTTTTGgctgacttgaagaaggaaggtGTCAACATGGGAGGATGTGCCGAGGACTCCGTCAGGTTGAGACCTACTTTGGTgtttgaggagaagcacGCCGACATTCTCATTGCCGCCGTAAAGAAGGTGTTGGCGTCGTACTGA